From the genome of Acidimicrobiia bacterium, one region includes:
- the obgE gene encoding GTPase ObgE, whose product MSNFVDEAQINVRAGDGGAGAVSFRRESHTPKGGPDGGDGGKGGDVWLRANRNVASLLAFRDHPHRRATSGTHGKGDKRHGAGGSDLVVDVPEGTVVRGRDGSLLADLLRHGDRWLAASAGRGGQGNARFLSNARRAPAFAQQGEYGEERWLKLELKLMADAALVGLPNAGKSTLIAAVSAAKPKIADYPFTTLVPNLGVVRFHEHEFVLADIPGLVEGAAEGRGLGHQFLRHIERARVLVLLLDLAPVAGPTPAEQQAILLGELGRYLPELLDRPRLVVGSKADVATEPYDGLRVSAATRDGLDEVLGRVAALIDDARAEADAPDPVVILRPREEGISIEREGDNAWRVHGKIAERAVAVSDIADPDALVYVQQRLQRIGVDRALARAGARDGDVVRIGGTELEYEGD is encoded by the coding sequence ATGTCCAACTTTGTCGACGAGGCCCAGATCAACGTGCGTGCCGGTGACGGCGGCGCCGGCGCGGTCTCGTTCCGCCGGGAGTCGCACACGCCCAAGGGCGGGCCCGACGGTGGCGACGGCGGCAAGGGCGGCGACGTCTGGCTGCGGGCGAACCGCAACGTCGCTTCGCTGCTCGCCTTCCGGGACCACCCGCACCGCCGGGCGACGTCGGGCACCCATGGCAAGGGCGACAAGCGTCACGGCGCCGGCGGCTCCGACCTCGTCGTCGATGTTCCCGAAGGGACGGTCGTCCGGGGCCGAGACGGCAGTCTCCTCGCCGACCTCCTCCGCCACGGCGACCGTTGGCTCGCAGCGAGCGCCGGCCGCGGCGGTCAGGGCAACGCGCGGTTCCTGTCGAACGCGCGGCGGGCGCCGGCGTTCGCCCAGCAGGGCGAGTACGGCGAGGAGCGCTGGCTGAAGCTCGAGCTGAAGTTGATGGCCGACGCCGCGCTCGTCGGCCTGCCGAACGCCGGGAAGTCGACCTTGATCGCGGCGGTGAGCGCGGCGAAGCCGAAGATCGCCGACTACCCGTTCACCACCCTGGTCCCGAACCTCGGCGTCGTTCGGTTCCACGAGCACGAGTTCGTGCTGGCCGACATCCCGGGGCTCGTCGAGGGCGCGGCCGAAGGCCGCGGGCTCGGCCACCAGTTCCTCCGCCACATCGAGCGGGCGCGGGTGCTCGTGCTCTTGCTCGACCTCGCGCCGGTCGCGGGACCGACGCCCGCGGAGCAGCAGGCGATCCTGCTCGGTGAGCTCGGCCGTTACCTGCCCGAGCTGCTCGACCGGCCCCGGCTCGTCGTCGGCAGCAAGGCCGACGTCGCGACCGAGCCGTACGACGGCCTGCGGGTGTCGGCCGCGACGCGGGACGGACTCGACGAGGTGCTCGGCCGCGTCGCCGCGCTGATCGACGACGCGCGCGCGGAAGCCGACGCGCCCGATCCCGTCGTCATCCTGCGGCCGCGCGAAGAAGGGATCTCGATCGAGCGCGAGGGCGACAACGCATGGCGCGTGCACGGGAAGATCGCGGAGCGCGCGGTCGCGGTGTCGGACATCGCGGATCCCGACGCGCTCGTGTACGTGCAACAGCGGCTGCAACGCATCGGCGTCGACCGCGCGCTCGCGCGCGCCGGCGCGCGCGACGGCGACGTCGTGCGTATCGGCGGCACCGAGCTCGAGTACGAAGGCGACTGA